The following are encoded in a window of Pseudomonas multiresinivorans genomic DNA:
- the argR gene encoding transcriptional regulator ArgR, with product MTAQRIGFLLWPHTRALTLALAEEALRVARRLHPEALYEPVFMSAEPVAEAGGWRLPGQSWNGVLEQCQRIFLVADEIPQTVSAPLGAVLKQLSRSGVSIGALSAGIYPLAQLGLLDGYRAAVHWRWHDDFTERYPKVIATNHLFEWDRDRLSACGGMAVLDLLLAVLSRDHGAELAGAVSEELVVERIREGSERQRIPLKNRLGSSHPKLTQAVLLMEANIEEPLTTDEIAQHVCVSRRQLERIFKQYLTRVPSQYYLELRLNRARQMLMQTSKSIIQIGLSCGFSSGPHFSSAYRNFFGVTPREDRNQRRGQGVAEAAPVAAERG from the coding sequence ATGACCGCACAACGCATCGGATTCCTGCTCTGGCCGCACACGCGGGCGCTGACCCTCGCGCTGGCCGAGGAGGCCCTGCGGGTCGCCCGCCGGCTGCACCCTGAAGCGCTCTACGAACCGGTGTTCATGAGCGCCGAGCCGGTGGCCGAAGCGGGCGGCTGGCGGCTGCCGGGGCAGTCCTGGAACGGTGTGCTGGAACAGTGCCAGCGTATCTTCCTGGTCGCCGACGAGATTCCCCAGACGGTCTCCGCGCCGCTGGGCGCCGTGCTCAAGCAGCTGTCGCGCAGTGGCGTGAGCATTGGCGCGCTGTCCGCCGGCATCTACCCGCTGGCGCAGCTCGGCCTGCTCGATGGTTACCGTGCCGCTGTGCACTGGCGCTGGCACGACGACTTCACCGAGCGTTATCCCAAGGTCATCGCCACCAACCACCTGTTCGAGTGGGATCGCGACCGCCTCAGCGCCTGCGGCGGCATGGCGGTGCTCGACCTGCTGCTGGCCGTGCTGTCTCGAGACCATGGCGCGGAACTGGCTGGCGCGGTATCGGAAGAGCTGGTGGTGGAGCGCATCCGCGAAGGCTCCGAACGCCAGCGCATCCCGCTGAAGAACCGCCTCGGCTCCAGCCACCCGAAGCTCACCCAGGCGGTGCTGCTGATGGAGGCGAACATCGAGGAGCCGCTGACCACCGACGAGATCGCCCAGCACGTGTGCGTCTCGCGCCGCCAGCTGGAGCGCATCTTCAAGCAATACCTGACCCGCGTGCCGAGCCAGTACTACCTGGAACTGCGCCTGAACCGCGCGCGGCAGATGCTCATGCAGACCAGCAAGTCGATCATCCAGATCGGTCTGTCCTGCGGCTTCTCCAGCGGCCCGCACTTCTCCAGCGCCTACCGCAACTTCTTCGGCGTGACCCCGCGCGAAGACCGCAACCAGCGCCGTGGCCAGGGCGTCGCCGAAGCCGCCCCGGTCGCCGCCGAGCGCGGCTGA
- the aotP gene encoding arginine/ornithine transport ATP-binding protein AotP, with protein MYKLEIQDLHKRYGTHEVLKGVSMAAKAGDVISIIGSSGSGKSTFLRCINLLEQPHAGKILLNGEELKLTPNKDGALKAADAKQLQRMRSRLSMVFQHFNLWSHMSALENVIEAPVHVLGVSKKEALEKAEHYLAKVGVAHRKDAYPAHMSGGEQQRVAIARALAVEPEVMLFDEPTSALDPELVGEVLKVMQDLAQEGRTMVVVTHEMGFAREVSNQLVFLHKGLVEETGCPREVLANPQSERLKQFLSGSLK; from the coding sequence ATGTACAAACTTGAAATCCAGGACCTGCACAAGCGCTACGGAACCCACGAGGTGCTCAAGGGCGTCTCCATGGCGGCCAAGGCAGGCGACGTGATCAGCATCATCGGCTCGTCCGGCTCGGGCAAGAGCACCTTCCTGCGCTGCATCAACCTGCTGGAGCAGCCCCACGCCGGCAAGATCCTGCTCAACGGCGAAGAGCTCAAACTCACCCCGAACAAGGACGGTGCGCTCAAGGCCGCCGATGCCAAGCAGCTGCAGCGCATGCGCTCGCGCCTGTCGATGGTGTTCCAGCACTTCAACCTGTGGTCGCACATGAGCGCCCTGGAGAACGTCATCGAAGCGCCGGTCCATGTGCTCGGCGTGTCGAAGAAAGAGGCGCTGGAGAAGGCCGAGCACTACCTGGCGAAAGTCGGCGTGGCGCACCGCAAGGACGCCTATCCCGCGCACATGTCCGGCGGCGAGCAGCAGCGCGTGGCGATTGCCCGTGCGCTGGCGGTCGAGCCGGAAGTGATGCTGTTCGACGAGCCGACCTCGGCGCTCGACCCTGAGCTGGTCGGCGAAGTGCTGAAGGTCATGCAGGACCTGGCGCAGGAAGGCCGCACCATGGTGGTGGTGACCCACGAGATGGGCTTCGCCCGCGAGGTCTCCAACCAGCTGGTGTTCCTGCACAAAGGGCTGGTGGAAGAGACGGGCTGCCCGAGGGAAGTCCTAGCCAATCCGCAATCGGAACGCCTCAAGCAGTTCCTTTCCGGCAGCTTGAAGTAA
- a CDS encoding succinylglutamate desuccinylase/aspartoacylase family protein has product MERIDHLLPWSSLGSERRLSVFRYGKGPRKVYIQSSLHADELPGMRTAWELKQRLADLESRGQLNCVVELVPVANPIGLGQTLQASHLGRFEFGSGKNFNRDFVELSALVAERVGENLGADEAANVELIRQAMRDGLDALPPALSELQGMQRILLRHACDAEVVLDLHCDFDAAIHVYAIPQHWPRWKSLAARLKAGVALLAEDSGGSSFDESCSLPWLRLAQAFPQAAIPLACLATTVELGGVGDTRVDQAQDNCEAILGFLAEQGLIAGDWPAAPAECCEGMPFEGTEYLYAPHVGVVSYLRKAGEWVEKGDPLFEVVDPLNDKVSTVRAGTSGVLFAIERGRYAQPGLWLAKVAGREPFRKGRLIND; this is encoded by the coding sequence GTGGAACGTATCGATCATCTGCTGCCGTGGAGCAGCCTGGGCAGCGAACGTCGCCTGAGCGTATTCCGCTACGGCAAGGGCCCGCGCAAGGTCTATATCCAGTCCAGCCTGCACGCCGACGAGCTGCCGGGCATGCGCACCGCCTGGGAGCTCAAACAGCGCCTGGCCGACCTCGAGTCGCGCGGGCAACTGAACTGCGTCGTCGAACTGGTGCCGGTGGCCAACCCCATCGGCCTGGGCCAGACCCTGCAGGCCAGCCACCTGGGCCGTTTCGAGTTCGGTAGCGGGAAGAACTTCAACCGCGATTTCGTCGAGCTGAGCGCTCTGGTTGCCGAGCGTGTCGGCGAAAACCTGGGTGCTGACGAAGCCGCCAACGTCGAGCTGATCCGCCAGGCCATGCGCGACGGCCTCGATGCTCTGCCGCCGGCCTTGTCCGAGCTGCAGGGCATGCAGCGCATCCTGCTGCGCCACGCCTGCGATGCGGAGGTCGTACTCGACCTGCACTGCGACTTCGACGCCGCCATCCATGTCTATGCGATCCCGCAGCACTGGCCGCGCTGGAAGTCCCTGGCCGCTCGCCTGAAGGCGGGCGTGGCGCTGCTCGCCGAAGACTCCGGCGGTAGTTCCTTTGATGAATCCTGCTCGCTGCCCTGGCTGCGCCTGGCGCAAGCATTCCCGCAGGCAGCGATTCCGCTGGCGTGCCTGGCGACTACCGTCGAGCTGGGCGGCGTGGGTGATACCCGTGTCGACCAGGCGCAGGACAATTGCGAAGCCATCCTCGGCTTCCTGGCCGAGCAGGGTCTGATCGCTGGCGACTGGCCGGCGGCGCCGGCCGAGTGCTGCGAAGGCATGCCGTTCGAAGGCACCGAATACCTCTACGCGCCCCACGTCGGTGTCGTGAGCTACCTGCGCAAGGCGGGGGAGTGGGTAGAGAAGGGCGATCCGCTGTTCGAAGTGGTCGACCCGCTGAACGACAAGGTCAGCACCGTACGCGCCGGGACCTCCGGCGTGCTGTTTGCCATCGAGCGTGGGCGCTATGCCCAGCCAGGGCTTTGGCTGGCCAAGGTGGCCGGGCGTGAGCCGTTCCGCAAGGGCCGGCTGATCAACGACTGA